The proteins below come from a single Impatiens glandulifera unplaced genomic scaffold, dImpGla2.1, whole genome shotgun sequence genomic window:
- the LOC124917537 gene encoding E3 ubiquitin-protein ligase RMA1H1-like gives MDEYFEEALGAGSNHHHEEEVDEYLMKYSDESDSIDEMERRRSCRGFDCNICLDSVEEPVVTLCGHLYCWPCIYKWMNTNNSNENEEEQQQYCCPVCRSDISQDTLVPIYQTTDYNSSDHPSGVIIPPRPAIQFVESNSSILFFDNNHNIEETSNISISSYNGIFGKLVYWRFLGNSSGNPNNSYNLAGTTTSPRLRHHLMKMDESLNRMSFFLLCCALACLILF, from the coding sequence ATGGATGAGTACTTTGAAGAGGCGTTAGGAGCTGGATCGAATCATCATCATGAGGAAGAAGTAGATGAATATTTAATGAAGTATTCAGATGAATCTGATTCAATAGATGAAATGGAAAGAAGAAGGTCATGCAGAGGATTTGATTGTAACATATGTCTAGATTCAGTTGAAGAACCTGTTGTGACATTATGTGGTCATCTCTATTGCTGGCCTTGCATTTACAAATGGATGAATACTAACAATTCGAATGAAAACGAAGAAGAGCAACAACAATATTGCTGTCCTGTATGTAGATCTGATATATCTCAAGACACACTTGTTCCTATCTATCAAACTACAGATTATAATTCTTCTGATCATCCATCAGGAGTTATAATACCTCCAAGACCTGCAATTCAATTTGTTGAATCAAACTCTTCAATACTTTTCTTtgataataatcataatattgAAGAAACTAGCAACATCAGCATCAGCAGCTACAATGGGATCTTTGGTAAGCTGGTTTACTGGAGATTTTTGGGTAATTCATCAGGTAACcctaataattcatataatcttGCTGGAACTACTACTAGTCCTAGGCTGAGACATCACTTGATGAAAATGGATGAATCTCTCAATAGAATGAGCTTTTTTCTCCTCTGTTGTGCACTTGCATGTCTAATCTTGTTCTGA